A single Patagioenas fasciata isolate bPatFas1 chromosome 16, bPatFas1.hap1, whole genome shotgun sequence DNA region contains:
- the LOC136108462 gene encoding corticoliberin-like, with product MRVRMISAASVLVLLFLPSETCSPLQWPRGPSHRLTLAPQSTWEPWPGAPQPPDPPASPLPQRLCQPDGAEPTPASRTPRGLQTGKRRDGKPNSLDLTFHLLREFLEMSREERLAQKALSNKLLLQSIGK from the coding sequence ATGCGGGTCAGGATGATTTCGGCTGCCTCCGTCCTCGTCCTGCTCTTCCTGCCCTCGGAGACCTGCTCACCCCTGCAGTGGCCCCGGGGCCCGTCCCACAGGCTGACCCTGGCCCCCCAATCCACCTGGGAGCCCTGGCCGGGAGCCCCGCaacccccggacccccccgccagccccctgcCCCAAAGACTGTGCCAGCCCGATGGGGCAGAGCCCACCCCAGCCTCCCGAACCCCACGAGGGCTGCAAACCGGCAAGAGGCGAGACGGCAAACCCAACTCGCTGGATCTCACCTTCCACCTCCTGCGCGAGTTCCTGGAGATGTCCCGGGAGGAGAGACTGGCCCAGAAGGCGCTCAGCAATAAGCTCTTGCTGCAGAGTATAGGAAAATGA